From Sporolactobacillus pectinivorans:
CCCACTATTTTTCTCAAAAATAAAAAGCCTTCTTCGGAAAGAAGAAGGCTTTGTCAGCAAGTTTCTTCTTATCCCTCAGGCACACTCCTGTACCTGCTGGAATTAGCACCTTACCCCTCTTTTGGCGGCGGTTGCTGAAGCGTCATCGGGCCAGTCCCTCGACTTCTCTTGATAAGAAAGTAAATCATTAAGTATTGTTCAATTAATGAAAAGTGTATAACAGTTTAATTGCTTTTTCAAGCCTATGTTTCTTTTTGAACTATTCTTGAATTGGGAAATCAATGAAATTTACGGCTTTTTTTTCTAAAATATGCTCTCGAAGTTAATACAGACCTTCACAGTAAATAAAGGCATGATCATCGAATGAGGATAGGCAACCATTGGAAATCAGTACGTTGCTCAGATGATTGATCACCGTAAAATTCTGAGGAGAGGCGCTCCCAAAAATATATTAACAAGTATAAATTCGATAATTACTATGTGTATTAAAATTAATTAAGTGTAACCCATCAAAATGATAAACTCCGTAAGATGGCCCATGTTTTTCGACTTGCCAATATGGCGTCTGTAAATTTAATTAATATTAAACACATGAGAGCAATGTGAATTTAATATTGACACTCTGAGATCCGGTATCTATGATTAGTGACAACAACTTAATTTTTAAAATTCTTGTACAGAGCGGCGGAGAGGTTGGCCCAATGAAATCTGATAACTAGTATTTAGTTGTATGGTGTCAATTTCCGGAACACGGGATGTGTTCAAAAGATGAGAAGAAGCAGGAATAAGCGTTCTTATTTTTCGGGCTTGTTTTTTGTGTTGATCTCAGGAGATTTCGCTTATTTCCAACAACTTCATTTTTTAAAAATTTCAAGCAATTGCCGGTTAGACTGTTCTTATCAGGTATAGCCACGAGAGGTTTAGATAGGGGTGGAGAATCAGATGCAGACAAAATTAACCCATGCAGCATTGCAAGAAAAGATGATACACTTTCGTCATCATCTTCATGAATATCCGGAACTGGCGGATCATGAATATGCGACAACAAGGTATATTAAAGAAATTCTGCAATCATGGGGAATAAAGATATTGCCGACGACATTAAAAACAGGTGTGATTGCGGAAATCGGCAATAACGCCAAGGGACCAACTATTGCATTGCGTGCCGATATTGATGCTCTTCCGATTACTGAGCAAACCGGATTACCTTACGAGTCACGAAACAAAGGCGTGATGCATGCCTGCGGACATGACATTCATACCGCATCACTACTTGGTGCTGCTTACTTGTTAAAGCAGGAAGAACAACAGCTGAGAGGCAGTATCCGCCTGATTTTCCAATTGTCGGAAGAAGCAAACGAAGGTGCTTTGCAGGTGATTCGTGCCGGGCATCTCAAAGGTGTCGCGGCTATTATCGGTTTTCATAACGAGCCGGGGATTTCATTGGGCAAGATCGGGATACGTTCGGGTGCCTTTATGGGTGCCATTGATAAATTTAAGGTGACACTTCGTGGCAAAGGGTCACACGCGGCGCACCCGGAAGCCGGTCATGATCCAATCATCGCCTTGACCACTACAGTAAACGCACTGCAATCAATCATCAGCCGTAATCTATCTCCACTCAGCGGTGCTGTTGTGAGCGTGACCCAGCTGAATGCCGGTAATGTATGGAACGTTCTACCAGAGACAGCCGTTTTCAGCGGAACCGTTCGAACACTGGGGGCCACCGACCGCAAGATGATCCATCAACGATTTTCTGAAATTGTCACACACACAGCGGCTGCATATGGAACAACTGCTGAGATTGACTGGTACAGCGGCGATCCTTCCGTGAACAACGATAGAAGACTTTCAGAGATTGTGGCTGACGAAACCGGTAAATTTGCGACTGTATTTATCCCTGAGCCAACACTGGGCAGCGATGATTTCGCTTGCTATCAGGAGCACATCCCCGGTGTCTATGCCATTATTGGCGTTAATGGGAATGTGAGCGTTCATAATGCCCACTATACAGCAGACGATGGTGTGTTAATCTATGGTGCCCGTTACTTTGAAAGGAATGCCGTCAGAATTTTACAAAAACTGGAAAATGAGTCAGTAAGATAATGTGACTGGCAAGGATCAGGTGCCCAGACAGCCATAGACTGGCTATGAATCTGCAATTGAACGGTGAGATAGAGATTCCGAAGGAGCAAATCCTGAAGGGAGTTAGTGAGGCATCATGAAGGAACTTAAAAAGACATTCGTTTCATTTTTCAAACTGCCACTGGTTTTATCTCTGTTATTAATGCTCTTGCTCGTTTCCGCTGGTTGCGGAGCACAAAATGCAGAGGTACCGCATCAGATACATAAAGCTGCCAAGGTGAAATCTTCGAAAAAACCTATGGTGGACGTATCGACTAACTACGATTTTAAAGTGAAAATAACCCCTCCAAAAGTTGGAAACGATAAACTGGCTCTTGCTGCCTTCTATAAAGGGAAAAGAACAACAGATCTCCAGAAGGTTTCTCTGTCAATAAAAATGGTGGTTATGGATATGGGAACGACTCAAATCCAGTTTCCGGTGAAAAACCTGGGTAAAGGGACGGTGCTTGTTAAAGATACATTTCTGATGCCCGGCCGTTTTTTGATCCATATCCATGCCCTAACAGCTTCGTACAAGGTTGCTAATAAGGATATCATTGTTAACATCGACAATTAACTACGGGAGAGCATCGTGCCGCGACAATCAGAAAAGTTGTTCGCAACACATCCGCCGTCCTTCTTACTGCGGATGCGTTGTTTATTTTTCAAAGCAGTTTATCTGCGATGGCAGTGTGAAATTGAGTCGGATTCTGTTGTTACATACACCATTCAGATTACTTCCGAGACGAAGGTAATCCCCAAACGGCATTACGTATCCTGGATAAGGTAAACTACCGAACGGATCAGTCAGTGGCGAGATGGTTAATAACGAACACAAAGGACAAAACAAGTGATCTGGCAGACGAACAGACAGGAAGTGGTCCCTTTGTCAAGATAGAGAGAGCTAAGATAGGGAGTGGTGTGTAAATCTGCTCTCTATTTTATTGCCCCGCTCTGAGCAATCTTGTCCCTCGGTTTTGTCCTAAGTGCCCTTCAGAGATAGCACAGTTGGGCTTTTATAATGATAATATACACAATATCTATATTATAGAGAAGTAATGGATTTTTCAGTCAGGAATTGATATGAATGAAACTGTTGATAGTTTTGCACCTGTTTCAGAATAAGCTTCTTTTTCGAGACCCTTTTTCTTCCTTTTTACCATATCAATTTGGTTTATCTGGCTTTTGCTTCCTTACCCTGACGCGTTAGAAGGTAAAGCCAAGTTTATGAGAAGAATTTTGATTATTGCTCTTGACTTAGAGGTAACTCTAATTCTTATACTACGAAAAAGGGGATAGGTCATATGAATAAAATCAGTGATGTTTCGCAGTTGACGGGGATGTCTGCCTATACACTTCGCTACTATGAAGAAATAGGTTTACTTCCTAAAGTTAAAAAGAATTGTTCAGGTGCAAGAAATTATAGCGCCGAAGACATTGCATTTATCGAATTTATCAAAGGTTTAAAGAAAATGGGACTCTCGTTAGAAGAGATCGTCCATTTTGGAAAAGAAGGTTGTATCAGTGAGAATAGAAGTTTGACCGGGAAGGTTGAACTCAGAAGTGTATTAGAGAAACGTTCGGCAGTATTAGAAAGTCATTTACGAAAACTTGATGAAAAACGAAAAATCATTGAAAATAACAGGAAGAAAATTATCGGCCGAATGAACTTATACAAGGCAATGATAGACAAACAGCACTAATGAGGAAGGGTTAGCTTGAAGCATTCAAAGTTAAAATGGTTAGTCACTGGATCAATTTTAAATAATGCAGGCGTTAGTTTTATTTGGCCGTTAAATACTATTTACATGCACGATCACCTAGGAAAATCACTGAGTGTGGCTGGCCTTGTGCTGCTATTGAATTCAATGACAACGTTGATCGGTAATTTTTGGGGCGGACGGCTGTTTGATCGAATAGGTGGCTATAAAACGATTTTAATTGGATTGTTTACCTCGATTATTTCACTCATTGGTTTAGTTATGAATCACGGCTGGCCTCTTTACGCAGTATTTTTAATAATACTCGGTTTAGGCACAGGTATCATTGTTATATCCATTAATTCGCTTGCTTCCAGCATGTCCGGCTACGATCATCGTTATGTATTTAATTCAATTTATCTCGGACTTAACATCGGGGTGGCTGTTGGGACTTCGATTGCCGGTTTCATCGCTGATATCAATATTTCTCTTATATTTACAGCAAACCTGCTGTTATATGTAGCCTTTTTAACGATTGTTTTATTTTTTTACAAAAATATAGAGGCTGTTCATCTACAAAGTCATCCTGAAAAAACAAAGAGGGCAAAGATGGATCGTAGAAGTCATAAACAGTTCATCAACGTCTTTATCATTTGCTTTCTTTATTTCATCATATGGACCGGTTATGTGCAATGGCAAAGCAATATTTCGGTTCGTTTACCAGAATTAGATATTTCAATAAAGCAGTATAGTTTTTTATGGACAATCAATGCAGTGCTTATTATTTTAGGTCAGCCATTTATTTCACAAATTATTAAGAAAGCGGCTCATACTTACAAAGCACAAATTGATATAGGCATTGTTTCGTTTATTTTATCTTTCGTCGTTCTCATGTTCAGTCGGCAGTATGCGGGATTCATAGTGGCAATCGTTTTACTGACTTTTGGTGAAATGTTTGCGTTTCCGGCGATACCGGCCATGATCAGTACGATTGCCCCCACTCAGCAGAAAGGATCTTATCAAAGTTTTGTAAATATGTCATCCACTTTGGGAAGAGCACTTGGACCAATACTTGGCGGAGTTGTTGTTGAACAATTATCTTATGTTTATCTTTATTTAATGACGATTATTCT
This genomic window contains:
- a CDS encoding MDR family MFS transporter, which produces MKHSKLKWLVTGSILNNAGVSFIWPLNTIYMHDHLGKSLSVAGLVLLLNSMTTLIGNFWGGRLFDRIGGYKTILIGLFTSIISLIGLVMNHGWPLYAVFLIILGLGTGIIVISINSLASSMSGYDHRYVFNSIYLGLNIGVAVGTSIAGFIADINISLIFTANLLLYVAFLTIVLFFYKNIEAVHLQSHPEKTKRAKMDRRSHKQFINVFIICFLYFIIWTGYVQWQSNISVRLPELDISIKQYSFLWTINAVLIILGQPFISQIIKKAAHTYKAQIDIGIVSFILSFVVLMFSRQYAGFIVAIVLLTFGEMFAFPAIPAMISTIAPTQQKGSYQSFVNMSSTLGRALGPILGGVVVEQLSYVYLYLMTIILIGISTFIFHYMLKHIGSY
- a CDS encoding MerR family transcriptional regulator, which gives rise to MNKISDVSQLTGMSAYTLRYYEEIGLLPKVKKNCSGARNYSAEDIAFIEFIKGLKKMGLSLEEIVHFGKEGCISENRSLTGKVELRSVLEKRSAVLESHLRKLDEKRKIIENNRKKIIGRMNLYKAMIDKQH
- a CDS encoding amidohydrolase, which encodes MQTKLTHAALQEKMIHFRHHLHEYPELADHEYATTRYIKEILQSWGIKILPTTLKTGVIAEIGNNAKGPTIALRADIDALPITEQTGLPYESRNKGVMHACGHDIHTASLLGAAYLLKQEEQQLRGSIRLIFQLSEEANEGALQVIRAGHLKGVAAIIGFHNEPGISLGKIGIRSGAFMGAIDKFKVTLRGKGSHAAHPEAGHDPIIALTTTVNALQSIISRNLSPLSGAVVSVTQLNAGNVWNVLPETAVFSGTVRTLGATDRKMIHQRFSEIVTHTAAAYGTTAEIDWYSGDPSVNNDRRLSEIVADETGKFATVFIPEPTLGSDDFACYQEHIPGVYAIIGVNGNVSVHNAHYTADDGVLIYGARYFERNAVRILQKLENESVR